A DNA window from Amycolatopsis sp. DSM 110486 contains the following coding sequences:
- a CDS encoding SpoIIE family protein phosphatase, whose product MMCETGDVAGGAEGEHVGGVSASFSALLEDSAEDLYEHAPCGYLSTLMDGTIAKINTTLLGWLGYRREELVGRRRFADLLTVGGRLYHETHFAPLLSMHGEVGGIALELKGADGTRLPVLVTSVVKFGSDGQAQLIRTTVFDASDRRAYEQELLRARQQAERERDRVQRLATTLQRTLLPPVLPVVPGLDVAAYYHPASADEVGGDFYDLFPLTGGTWGFFLGDVSGKGAEAAAVTSLARYTLRAAAVYDPDPVTVLGNLNTVLNHEYHGTDPRYCTVIHGLLVPDAGGATVILAGGGHPPALLIRHDGAAELLDTPGGQLVGALPDARFAAVERHLGPGDTLLLYSDGLTEARTRARVRYSEEQLRDFAATLAPATATTVVAAITDLLAGFADGVDDDTALLALSIPRTGDEEP is encoded by the coding sequence ATGATGTGCGAGACCGGCGACGTCGCCGGTGGGGCAGAGGGGGAGCACGTCGGCGGTGTGAGCGCGTCGTTCTCCGCCCTGCTGGAGGACAGTGCCGAGGACCTCTACGAGCACGCGCCGTGCGGCTACCTGTCGACGCTGATGGACGGCACGATCGCCAAGATCAACACCACGCTGCTGGGCTGGCTGGGCTACCGGCGCGAGGAGCTGGTGGGGCGGCGCCGGTTCGCCGACCTGCTGACCGTCGGTGGGCGGCTGTACCACGAGACGCACTTCGCGCCGCTGCTGAGCATGCACGGCGAGGTCGGCGGGATCGCCCTGGAACTCAAGGGCGCCGACGGGACCCGGTTGCCGGTGTTGGTCACCTCGGTGGTGAAATTCGGCTCCGACGGGCAAGCCCAGCTCATCCGCACGACCGTGTTCGACGCGAGCGACCGCCGCGCCTACGAGCAGGAGCTGCTGCGGGCCCGCCAGCAGGCCGAGCGCGAACGTGACCGCGTGCAGCGCCTGGCCACGACGTTGCAGCGCACCCTGCTGCCGCCGGTGCTGCCGGTCGTGCCGGGCCTCGACGTCGCCGCGTACTACCACCCCGCGTCGGCCGATGAGGTCGGCGGCGACTTCTACGACCTGTTCCCGCTGACCGGCGGCACCTGGGGATTTTTCCTGGGTGATGTGTCCGGCAAAGGCGCCGAGGCCGCCGCAGTGACCTCGCTGGCCCGCTACACCCTGCGCGCGGCAGCGGTCTACGACCCGGATCCCGTCACGGTGCTGGGCAACCTCAACACCGTGCTCAACCACGAGTACCACGGCACCGACCCGCGGTACTGCACCGTCATCCACGGACTGCTCGTGCCCGACGCCGGCGGCGCGACCGTCATCCTCGCCGGGGGCGGGCACCCGCCCGCACTGCTGATCCGCCACGACGGCGCCGCCGAGCTGCTCGACACGCCCGGTGGTCAGCTGGTCGGCGCGCTGCCCGACGCGCGGTTCGCCGCCGTCGAGCGCCACCTCGGGCCCGGGGACACCCTCCTGCTCTACTCCGACGGCCTGACCGAAGCCCGCACCCGCGCTCGCGTCCGCTATAGCGAGGAGCAGCTGCGCGACTTTGCCGCGACCCTCGCCCCGGCCACCGCGACGACGGTGGTGGCCGCGATCACCGACCTGCTCGCCGGGTTCGCCGACGGCGTTGACGACGACACCGCCCTACTCGCCCTGAGCATCCCGCGCACCGGAGACGAGGAGCCGTGA
- a CDS encoding STAS domain-containing protein, producing the protein MQASDSNPGQDPASLAGATNISLGRSGPAVVLTAQGEFDTVTTPQLRTTIRQAVDDAPEVLVIDLTAVEFFGSGAIAALVDAHLRAADQTSLRIAVEPYLDRMLKLVGLDQQLATYSSLEAALAARGR; encoded by the coding sequence ATGCAGGCATCAGATTCGAACCCAGGACAAGACCCCGCCTCACTCGCGGGCGCGACGAACATCAGCCTGGGCCGCTCCGGTCCCGCCGTGGTGCTGACCGCACAGGGCGAATTCGACACGGTGACCACCCCGCAGCTGCGGACCACGATCCGCCAAGCGGTCGACGACGCACCCGAGGTGCTGGTGATCGACCTCACCGCCGTGGAGTTCTTCGGCTCGGGCGCGATCGCAGCCTTGGTCGACGCGCACCTGAGAGCCGCGGACCAGACCAGCCTGCGCATCGCCGTCGAGCCCTACCTCGACCGCATGCTGAAACTGGTCGGCCTCGACCAGCAGCTCGCGACGTACTCGTCGCTGGAGGCCGCCCTGGCTGCCCGAGGAAGGTGA
- a CDS encoding ATP-binding protein, whose protein sequence is MSTPCAGIPTHDLQANPRPGKREVALMAPADNLGATVTPELRMTSPARTGDVTKLRHKLTAWIAAHHPPTDLVGDIALAAYEALINSAEHAYPAGAAGDVRLHAQHQAGLIRVTVTDFGLWKRPPAVSDPLHGRGLTLIRVLTDDATIVSTDAGTTVTMTWHLPADGR, encoded by the coding sequence TTGAGCACGCCGTGCGCGGGTATCCCGACCCATGACCTGCAGGCCAACCCTCGACCAGGAAAACGCGAGGTGGCACTCATGGCTCCGGCCGATAATCTCGGCGCGACCGTAACCCCCGAGCTCAGGATGACGTCGCCCGCCCGAACCGGCGACGTCACCAAGCTGCGGCACAAGCTCACCGCCTGGATCGCGGCGCACCACCCGCCGACCGACCTGGTCGGCGACATCGCGCTGGCCGCCTACGAGGCGCTGATCAACTCCGCCGAGCATGCCTACCCCGCCGGTGCGGCCGGCGACGTTCGGCTGCACGCCCAGCACCAGGCAGGCCTGATTCGCGTCACAGTCACCGACTTCGGCCTCTGGAAGCGCCCGCCGGCCGTGTCCGATCCGTTGCACGGCCGTGGTTTGACCCTCATCCGGGTCCTGACCGACGACGCCACCATCGTCTCCACCGACGCGGGCACCACCGTGACCATGACTTGGCACCTGCCCGCCGACGGCAGGTAG
- a CDS encoding STAS domain-containing protein, whose product MTIEFAVTTRDTASGPVLELSGELDAATAPDALEAVRLLAPSAAQQLLIDLSGLQFCDSSGISVLIAARNVAVAAGAEIALAAVPGYLARTLGMIGLAELFTTYPTTEDARKAWATSASGQ is encoded by the coding sequence GTGACCATCGAGTTCGCCGTCACCACCCGCGACACCGCGTCGGGCCCCGTGCTCGAGCTCAGCGGAGAGCTCGACGCCGCCACCGCTCCCGACGCCCTCGAAGCCGTCCGGCTCCTCGCCCCGTCGGCCGCTCAGCAACTGCTCATCGACCTGAGCGGCCTGCAGTTCTGCGATTCCAGCGGGATCTCGGTGCTGATCGCGGCTCGCAATGTGGCTGTCGCTGCGGGCGCGGAGATCGCGTTGGCCGCGGTGCCCGGCTACCTCGCCCGCACGCTCGGAATGATCGGGCTGGCCGAGCTTTTCACGACCTATCCCACCACCGAGGACGCTCGGAAGGCGTGGGCCACAAGCGCTTCCGGCCAGTGA